The Magnetococcales bacterium genome has a segment encoding these proteins:
- a CDS encoding DUF86 domain-containing protein, with amino-acid sequence MQDDDQIRLHHMLDAALDACQFIKGRSLLDLEDDRMLLYAVIRCIEVIGEAAGEVSHELRTHSSHIPWGGIVSMRNRLIHGYFDVDTKIVWQTVTEELPVLIIQIRSLLGC; translated from the coding sequence ATGCAAGATGACGATCAAATTCGTTTACATCACATGCTGGATGCTGCCCTTGATGCTTGTCAATTCATAAAAGGGCGATCTTTGCTGGATTTGGAAGATGACCGTATGTTGCTGTATGCAGTGATTCGCTGCATTGAGGTGATTGGCGAAGCTGCCGGAGAAGTTTCTCACGAATTGCGTACACATTCTTCGCACATTCCCTGGGGAGGTATCGTTTCTATGCGTAACAGATTGATTCATGGTTATTTTGATGTGGACACAAAGATTGTTTGGCAAACAGTCACAGAGGAATTGCCTGTTTTGATTATCCAGATTCGTTCATTGTTGGGGTGTTGA
- a CDS encoding nucleotidyltransferase family protein: MGQGLHLPDSVLAEFCQRHHIQRLSLFGSVLRGTDGPDSDMDLLVEFETDHTPGFLKLAEMEAELSDLLPGRKVDLRTPRDLSRYFRENVLASAQVQYAR, from the coding sequence GTGGGACAAGGATTGCATCTTCCAGACTCCGTATTGGCCGAATTTTGCCAACGGCATCACATCCAGCGACTTTCCCTGTTTGGTTCCGTTCTTCGTGGAACAGATGGACCGGACAGCGATATGGATTTATTGGTGGAATTCGAGACAGATCACACACCTGGTTTTTTAAAACTGGCCGAGATGGAAGCGGAATTATCCGATTTGCTGCCTGGTCGCAAGGTGGATCTGCGCACCCCTCGCGACCTGAGCCGCTACTTTCGCGAAAACGTGTTGGCATCGGCACAGGTACAATATGCAAGATGA